The following nucleotide sequence is from Candidatus Zixiibacteriota bacterium.
TTTTGTGATTGCAGCGGCGCTGGCAATATTTATGTTTGCTGAGGAAAAACCTTTAGCGTATTGTATCACTCATGGCTGGTTTGGCGAAAGTCTTTTCGAGATAGTTTCCGCTTTTAGCACAGTTGGCCTATCATTGGGAATGACATCAAAGCTGCACGATTTCAGCAAAATTATCTTAATAATAACAATGTTCACCGGCAGAGTAGGTTTATTGACCTTAGCCTTTGCCTTTGCCAAAAAGCCAAAACAAGGCGAAATCGTATATTCTGAAGAATCCGTTATGACCGGATAGTGGAGATAATATGAAAGAATTTGCTGTAATAGGAATGGGTAATTTTGGGGAGATGTTGGTTAGGAAATTAACCGAATTAGGATGTAAAGTAACCGCAGTCGATATTAACAAAACTCAGGTGCAAGCCTTACAGGAATATGCAGACCAGGCAATTTTAGCAAATGCGGCCGACAGAAAGTTCTTAGAAAATCTGGAAGTGAGCAATTATGATTGTTTTATTATATCTACCGGCGAGGATTCCCACGCTTCAATACTTATCACTCTTTACCTTAAGGAATTGGGAGCTAAAAAAATAATCGTTAAGGCAAATACTGCCGATCATGCCCGGATATTGTATAAAGTTGGTGCTGATGATGTAATTATTCCCGAAGAAGATATGGCTGTTAAAATAGCAAAAAATTTAGCTCAGCCAAATGTGCTCGATTATCTGCCGTTGAGTGATGAATATTTAATCGCCGAGATTATAGCACCTTCAAAATTTATTGGGAAGACGCTTAAAACATTAAAACTTCGAACTGAATATCATTTAGAGGTAATAGCTATTAAAGATAAGGCTATTAAAAAATTTAATTTTATCCCTCATGCTGATTATGAAATTCAGCAATCGGATGTGCTTGTTGTTTTGGGAAAGGAAAAAAACATAGAAGATATAAAGGAATAAATCGGTTTATCTATCTCGTTTATATCTATAATTACCAACAACTGCTAAAGCGCCGCTTCATGATGCCGTCCGCCGCGGCGAGCTTGCCCTGCAATTACTGCTGCCTTTAAGTTGACGCACAACGATGTGCCTTGTGGCGGGGACATACGTCAACCATTATCTCTTAGCTTAATATTTCAGATGCTTATCGAAAAACTCTATCAACTTTCGATAAAAGGCTATATTGTTTTCCTTCTTGGCTGTGCCATGCCCTTCATCCTGAAAAATCAATGTAT
It contains:
- a CDS encoding TrkA family potassium uptake protein, with the protein product MKEFAVIGMGNFGEMLVRKLTELGCKVTAVDINKTQVQALQEYADQAILANAADRKFLENLEVSNYDCFIISTGEDSHASILITLYLKELGAKKIIVKANTADHARILYKVGADDVIIPEEDMAVKIAKNLAQPNVLDYLPLSDEYLIAEIIAPSKFIGKTLKTLKLRTEYHLEVIAIKDKAIKKFNFIPHADYEIQQSDVLVVLGKEKNIEDIKE